Proteins from one Pseudomonas grandcourensis genomic window:
- a CDS encoding YebC/PmpR family DNA-binding transcriptional regulator has translation MAGHSKWANIKHRKERQDAKRGKIFTKWIRELTVAARQGGGDPGSNPRLRLALDKALGANMSRDIIDRAVARGTGAADTDDVVELTYEGYGPGGVAVMVECMTDNRNRTAAAVRHAFSKCGGNLGTDGSVAYLFERKGQISFAAGVDEDALMEAAMEADADDVVTNEDGSIDVFTSFAGFYSVRNALEAAGFKGDDAEIVMLPTTSAELDLEGAEKVLKLIDMLEDLDDVQNVYSNAEIPESVAAQLG, from the coding sequence ATGGCAGGTCATTCCAAGTGGGCGAACATCAAGCACCGCAAAGAACGTCAGGATGCCAAGAGGGGCAAGATCTTCACCAAGTGGATTCGTGAACTGACCGTCGCTGCCCGTCAGGGTGGTGGCGATCCAGGCTCCAATCCGCGTCTGCGCCTGGCCCTGGACAAGGCCCTGGGTGCGAACATGAGCCGCGACATCATCGATCGTGCCGTCGCTCGCGGTACCGGCGCTGCCGACACCGACGACGTGGTCGAGCTGACCTACGAAGGTTACGGTCCGGGCGGCGTGGCGGTGATGGTCGAATGCATGACCGACAACCGTAATCGCACCGCAGCCGCTGTTCGTCACGCGTTCAGCAAATGCGGCGGTAATCTGGGGACTGACGGTTCGGTGGCTTATCTGTTCGAGCGCAAGGGGCAGATCTCCTTCGCTGCCGGCGTTGACGAAGACGCACTGATGGAGGCAGCCATGGAAGCCGACGCCGATGACGTAGTGACCAACGAAGACGGTTCGATCGACGTGTTCACCTCGTTTGCCGGGTTCTATTCCGTGCGTAACGCACTGGAAGCGGCGGGTTTCAAAGGTGACGACGCGGAAATCGTCATGTTGCCGACCACCAGCGCCGAGCTCGATCTGGAAGGCGCCGAGAAAGTCCTCAAGTTGATCGACATGCTTGAAGACCTGGATGACGTGCAAAACGTCTACTCCAACGCGGAGATTCCGGAGTCGGTGGCCGCACAGCTCGGTTGA
- the ruvC gene encoding crossover junction endodeoxyribonuclease RuvC — translation MTLILGIDPGSRITGYGVVRDTGRGCEYVASGCIRTGAGELHERLQIVYRGVREIIQTYHPVTMGIEKVFMARNADSALKLGQARGAAIVAGAEESLEIAEYTATQVKQAVVGTGAANKEQVQMMVMHMLKLTSKPQIDASDALAIAICHAHTRSSLLPHGLGAARSRGGRLRL, via the coding sequence ATGACTTTAATTCTTGGTATCGACCCCGGTTCGCGCATCACCGGTTACGGTGTGGTTCGTGATACCGGCCGTGGCTGCGAGTACGTCGCCTCCGGTTGTATCCGCACCGGTGCCGGCGAGCTGCACGAGCGCCTGCAGATTGTCTACCGAGGGGTGCGGGAGATCATTCAGACTTACCACCCGGTGACCATGGGCATCGAAAAGGTGTTCATGGCCCGTAACGCCGATTCCGCCCTGAAACTGGGGCAGGCCCGTGGCGCCGCGATCGTGGCGGGTGCCGAGGAAAGCCTGGAAATTGCCGAATACACCGCAACCCAGGTCAAGCAGGCGGTCGTCGGCACCGGTGCGGCCAACAAGGAACAGGTGCAAATGATGGTCATGCACATGCTCAAGCTCACCAGCAAGCCGCAGATCGATGCCTCGGACGCCCTGGCCATTGCCATCTGCCACGCTCACACCCGTTCCAGCCTGCTGCCCCATGGGCTGGGAGCTGCACGCAGTCGTGGCGGGCGCCTGCGTCTCTGA
- the ybgC gene encoding tol-pal system-associated acyl-CoA thioesterase, translating to MRAQNGLEPFAHRCRVYYEDTDAGGIVYYVNYLKFMERARTERLRDLGFAQSQLAGEDLLFVVHSSEARYHAPARLDDELLVSAEVIELNRASLRFKQQVRRATDNVLLCEGQFLVACVRTESLKPRAIPEALRAAFADVSGAGTHSKQEIKRGS from the coding sequence ATGCGCGCGCAAAACGGGCTTGAGCCTTTCGCACATCGTTGTCGCGTTTATTACGAGGACACCGATGCGGGCGGCATCGTGTATTACGTTAATTACCTCAAGTTTATGGAACGGGCTCGAACCGAGCGGCTACGAGATCTGGGCTTTGCCCAGTCGCAGCTTGCCGGGGAGGACCTGTTGTTCGTCGTGCATTCCAGCGAAGCGCGCTACCACGCGCCGGCGCGACTGGATGACGAACTGCTGGTAAGCGCTGAAGTAATCGAATTGAACCGTGCCAGCCTGCGCTTTAAACAGCAGGTCAGGCGGGCGACGGATAATGTGCTGCTCTGCGAAGGGCAGTTTCTGGTGGCCTGTGTGCGCACTGAAAGTTTGAAACCCCGGGCCATTCCCGAAGCTCTACGAGCGGCCTTTGCCGACGTGAGCGGCGCGGGTACACACTCAAAGCAGGAGATAAAGCGTGGAAGCTAA
- the ruvA gene encoding Holliday junction branch migration protein RuvA — protein sequence MIGRLRGTLAEKQPPHLILDVNGLGYELEVPMTTLYRLPSVGEPLTLHTHLVVREDAQLLYGFVGKRERDFFRELIRLNGVGPKLALALMSSLEVDELVRCVQSQDTSALTKVPGVGKKTAERLLVELKDRFKAWETVPAMFALVPNQPDGPAPVNTAETDAVSALISLGYKPQEASKAVSAIKEKDLSSEDMIRRALKGMI from the coding sequence GTGATTGGACGTTTGCGCGGCACCCTGGCTGAGAAGCAGCCTCCCCATCTGATTCTGGATGTAAATGGCCTGGGCTATGAACTTGAAGTGCCCATGACGACCCTTTACCGCTTGCCGTCGGTCGGTGAGCCGCTAACCTTGCATACCCATTTGGTCGTGCGCGAAGACGCACAGTTACTCTATGGTTTTGTCGGCAAGCGTGAGCGCGATTTTTTTCGCGAATTGATCCGCCTCAACGGCGTCGGGCCGAAACTGGCCCTGGCCTTGATGTCGAGCCTGGAAGTCGACGAACTGGTTCGTTGCGTACAGTCACAGGACACTTCGGCGCTGACCAAGGTCCCTGGCGTCGGCAAGAAAACCGCCGAGCGCTTGCTGGTGGAGCTCAAGGATCGCTTCAAGGCCTGGGAAACCGTACCGGCCATGTTCGCCCTGGTGCCGAACCAGCCGGATGGACCGGCCCCGGTGAACACTGCCGAGACTGACGCGGTCAGCGCCTTGATTTCCCTGGGCTACAAGCCACAGGAAGCGAGCAAGGCGGTGTCTGCGATCAAGGAGAAAGATTTGAGCAGTGAAGACATGATCCGCCGCGCCTTGAAGGGAATGATCTAA
- the ruvB gene encoding Holliday junction branch migration DNA helicase RuvB gives MIEADRLIAATHSPREREEVQDRAIRPVSLAEYIGQPTVREQMELFIQAARGRKESLDHTLIFGPPGLGKTTLANIIAQEMGVSIKSTSGPVLERPGDLAALLTNLEPHDVLFIDEIHRLSPIVEEVLYPAMEDFQLDIMIGEGPAARSIKLDLPPFTLVGATTRAGMLTNPLRDRFGIVQRLEFYNTADLSTIVSRSASILGLPLDPEGAFEIARRARGTPRIANRLLRRVRDFAEVRANGHITKPIADLALNLLDVDERGFDHQDRRLLLTMIEKFDGGPVGVDSLAAAISEERHTIEDVLEPYLIQQGYIMRTPRGRVVTRHAYLHFGLNIPSRLGEMPVVDEFLDAADD, from the coding sequence GTGATTGAAGCTGATCGTCTGATCGCTGCCACGCACAGCCCGCGTGAGCGCGAAGAAGTCCAGGACCGTGCCATTCGACCGGTCAGCCTGGCCGAATACATTGGCCAGCCGACCGTTCGCGAGCAGATGGAGTTGTTCATCCAGGCCGCTCGCGGTCGTAAAGAATCCCTGGATCACACACTGATCTTCGGGCCGCCCGGCCTGGGCAAGACCACCCTCGCCAACATCATCGCCCAGGAAATGGGCGTATCGATCAAGAGCACCTCGGGGCCGGTGCTGGAGCGCCCCGGTGACCTGGCGGCGCTGTTGACCAACCTTGAGCCTCACGATGTGCTGTTCATCGACGAAATCCATCGCCTGTCGCCCATCGTTGAAGAAGTGCTGTACCCGGCCATGGAGGATTTCCAGCTCGACATCATGATCGGCGAAGGCCCGGCCGCGCGTTCGATCAAGCTGGATCTGCCGCCGTTCACCCTGGTGGGCGCAACGACACGGGCGGGGATGCTCACTAATCCGTTGCGTGACCGTTTCGGCATCGTTCAGCGTCTTGAGTTCTACAATACCGCCGACCTGTCGACGATTGTCAGTCGTTCGGCGAGCATCCTCGGTTTGCCGCTGGACCCGGAAGGCGCCTTCGAAATCGCCCGCCGTGCCCGTGGCACGCCGCGGATCGCCAACAGGCTGCTGCGCCGGGTGCGTGATTTCGCCGAAGTTCGCGCCAATGGGCATATCACCAAGCCGATTGCCGACCTGGCGCTGAACCTGCTGGATGTCGACGAGCGTGGCTTCGATCACCAGGACCGGCGTCTGTTGCTGACCATGATCGAGAAATTCGACGGTGGGCCAGTCGGGGTCGACAGCCTGGCTGCGGCCATCAGCGAAGAACGTCACACCATTGAAGACGTGCTGGAGCCTTACCTGATCCAGCAGGGTTACATCATGCGCACGCCTCGGGGGCGGGTGGTGACGCGGCATGCCTACCTGCATTTCGGTTTAAACATTCCGTCACGATTGGGCGAAATGCCCGTGGTAGACGAGTTTCTCGATGCCGCTGACGATTAA
- a CDS encoding FmdB family zinc ribbon protein has protein sequence MPMYDYQCASCGHQLEAIQKISDAPLVDCPACQAPELKKLLSMPGFRLSGTGWYETDFKTGSKKNLAGGDKAD, from the coding sequence ATGCCGATGTACGATTATCAATGTGCTTCCTGTGGTCATCAGTTGGAAGCCATTCAAAAGATCAGCGATGCACCGCTGGTCGACTGCCCTGCCTGTCAGGCGCCAGAGCTTAAAAAGTTGCTGTCCATGCCGGGCTTCCGCCTCAGCGGCACGGGTTGGTACGAAACCGATTTCAAGACCGGTTCCAAGAAGAACCTGGCCGGCGGCGACAAAGCTGACTAA
- the tolR gene encoding protein TolR, which yields MARARKKRKPVAEMNVVPYIDVMLVLLVIFMVTAPMLNQGVKVDLPKVSSEALPQDNNTQVLTISIKSDKTYYWNLGSEVDTEKQQDRAMTLPQMTDAVTKIIRVGNEGGKRTQVFIRGDKSVDYGSVMGAMGGLQKAGVGNVGLITEAP from the coding sequence ATCGCTCGAGCTCGCAAAAAGCGCAAGCCGGTCGCCGAGATGAACGTGGTGCCTTACATCGACGTGATGTTGGTGCTGCTGGTCATTTTCATGGTGACCGCGCCGATGCTCAATCAGGGCGTGAAAGTTGATCTGCCCAAGGTTTCCAGCGAAGCCTTGCCGCAGGACAACAACACCCAGGTCCTGACCATTTCCATCAAATCCGACAAGACCTACTACTGGAACCTTGGCAGCGAAGTCGACACCGAAAAGCAGCAGGATCGGGCCATGACCCTGCCGCAGATGACTGACGCGGTGACCAAGATCATTCGCGTCGGCAACGAAGGCGGCAAGCGTACCCAGGTCTTCATCCGCGGCGACAAGAGTGTCGATTACGGCTCCGTCATGGGGGCCATGGGCGGGTTGCAGAAAGCCGGGGTCGGTAATGTTGGCTTGATTACCGAGGCGCCCTGA
- the tolQ gene encoding protein TolQ, producing the protein MEANVVDHSSMWSLVSNASIVVQLVMLILVAASVTSWIMIFQRSNLLRAGRRALESFEERFWSGIDLSKLYRQAGSNPDPDSGVEQIFRAGFKEFSRLRQQPGVDPEAVMEGVARAMRVAISREEEKLEQSLPFLATVGSVSPYIGLFGTVWGIMNSFRGLATAQQATLATVAPGIAEALIATAIGLFAAIPAVIAYNRFAARSETLLGRYYTFADEFQAILHRKVHTSEE; encoded by the coding sequence GTGGAAGCTAACGTCGTCGACCATTCCTCCATGTGGAGCCTGGTCAGCAATGCCAGTATCGTGGTGCAACTGGTAATGCTGATCCTGGTAGCCGCATCGGTGACCTCGTGGATCATGATCTTTCAGCGCAGCAACCTGCTGCGCGCCGGTCGACGTGCCCTGGAGAGCTTCGAAGAGCGCTTCTGGTCGGGTATCGACCTGTCCAAACTCTACCGTCAGGCCGGCAGCAATCCGGACCCTGATTCGGGCGTCGAGCAAATCTTCCGTGCCGGATTCAAGGAATTCTCCCGTCTGCGCCAGCAACCAGGCGTTGACCCGGAAGCGGTCATGGAAGGCGTGGCCCGTGCCATGCGCGTCGCCATTTCCCGCGAAGAAGAAAAGCTCGAGCAGAGCCTGCCCTTCCTGGCCACCGTTGGTTCCGTCAGCCCGTACATCGGTCTGTTCGGTACGGTCTGGGGGATCATGAACTCCTTCCGTGGTCTGGCGACCGCCCAGCAAGCGACCCTGGCCACTGTGGCCCCGGGTATCGCCGAAGCACTGATCGCCACCGCGATCGGTCTGTTCGCCGCCATTCCAGCCGTTATCGCTTACAACCGTTTTGCTGCTCGCAGCGAAACCCTGCTGGGCCGCTACTACACCTTCGCCGACGAGTTCCAGGCGATCCTGCACCGCAAAGTGCACACCAGCGAAGAATAA
- a CDS encoding ribbon-helix-helix domain-containing protein: MVYERQEEGRYGSHKDVRVDPFVREFDMGLAQPLSRSVRLNGFATCLRLEQVYWDILGEMARLNGCSVSNLLSHVDREVHLRHGGVRNFSGLVRVVCVVHSLKEGGCIATA; this comes from the coding sequence ATGGTTTATGAAAGGCAAGAAGAGGGGCGATACGGTTCGCACAAGGATGTAAGGGTTGATCCGTTTGTTCGCGAGTTCGATATGGGGCTGGCCCAGCCCTTGTCCCGTTCCGTACGATTGAATGGCTTCGCCACCTGTTTGCGGCTTGAGCAGGTTTACTGGGATATTTTGGGAGAGATGGCCCGGCTCAATGGTTGCTCGGTCAGTAACCTGTTGTCTCATGTGGATCGCGAAGTTCACTTGCGTCACGGCGGGGTAAGGAACTTCAGTGGATTGGTGCGGGTTGTCTGCGTCGTGCACAGTCTCAAGGAAGGAGGTTGCATCGCCACGGCCTAG
- the aspS gene encoding aspartate--tRNA ligase has product MMRSHYCGQLNESLDGQEITLCGWVHRRRDHGGVIFLDIRDRDGLAQVVFDPDRAETFAAADRVRSEYVVKITGKVRLRPAGATNANMASGMIEVLGYELEVLNESETPPFPLNEFSDVGEETRLRYRFLDLRRPEMAEKLRLRSRMTTSIRRFLDENGFLDVETPILTRATPEGARDYLVPSRTHAGSFFALPQSPQLFKQLLMVAGFDRYYQIAKCFRDEDLRADRQPEFTQIDIETSFLDEKEIMGLTEQMIRNLFKEVLDLEFGDFPHMTFEEAMRRYGSDKPDLRNPLELVDVADQLKEVDFKVFSGPANDPKCRIAALRVPGGASMPRKQIDDYTKFVGIYGAKGLAYIKVNERANGVDGLQSPIVKNIPEANLNVILDRVGAVDGDIVFFGADKAKIVSEALGALRIKLGHDLDMLTCKWAPMWVVDFPMFEENDDGSFTALHHPFTAPKCTPQELEANPAGALSRAYDMVLNGTELGGGSIRIHRKEMQQSVFRLLGINEAEQEEKFGFLLDALKYGAPPHGGLAFGLDRLVMLMTGAQSIREVIAFPKTQSAADVMTQAPGQVDAKALRELHIRLRETPKAE; this is encoded by the coding sequence ATGATGCGCAGCCATTATTGCGGCCAACTGAACGAAAGCCTGGACGGCCAGGAAATTACCCTTTGCGGATGGGTCCACCGTCGCCGTGACCACGGTGGGGTGATTTTCCTCGATATCCGTGATCGTGATGGTCTGGCCCAGGTCGTGTTCGATCCGGACCGCGCTGAAACCTTCGCCGCTGCCGATCGCGTGCGCAGCGAGTACGTCGTGAAGATCACCGGCAAGGTTCGCCTGCGTCCGGCCGGTGCGACCAACGCCAACATGGCGTCGGGCATGATTGAAGTCCTGGGCTACGAACTGGAAGTGCTGAACGAATCGGAAACCCCGCCGTTCCCGCTGAACGAGTTCTCCGACGTCGGCGAAGAAACCCGCCTGCGCTATCGCTTCCTCGACCTGCGTCGCCCGGAAATGGCCGAGAAGCTGCGTCTGCGTTCGCGCATGACCACCAGCATCCGCCGCTTCCTGGACGAGAACGGCTTCCTCGACGTCGAGACGCCGATCCTGACCCGTGCTACTCCGGAAGGCGCGCGCGACTACCTGGTGCCGAGCCGTACTCACGCCGGTTCGTTCTTCGCCTTGCCGCAATCGCCGCAGCTGTTCAAGCAACTGCTGATGGTGGCCGGCTTCGACCGTTACTACCAGATCGCCAAGTGCTTCCGTGACGAAGACCTGCGGGCCGACCGTCAGCCGGAATTCACCCAGATCGACATCGAGACCAGCTTCCTCGATGAAAAAGAGATCATGGGCCTGACCGAGCAAATGATCCGCAACCTGTTCAAGGAAGTGCTGGATCTGGAATTCGGCGATTTCCCGCACATGACCTTCGAAGAAGCCATGCGCCGCTACGGTTCCGACAAGCCAGACCTGCGTAACCCGCTGGAACTGGTTGACGTGGCCGACCAGCTCAAGGAAGTCGACTTCAAGGTGTTCAGCGGCCCGGCCAACGACCCGAAATGCCGTATCGCCGCTTTGCGCGTCCCAGGCGGGGCGAGCATGCCGCGCAAGCAGATCGACGACTACACCAAGTTTGTCGGTATCTACGGTGCCAAGGGCCTGGCGTACATCAAGGTCAACGAGCGCGCGAATGGCGTTGACGGTCTGCAATCGCCGATCGTGAAGAACATCCCTGAAGCCAACCTCAACGTGATCCTCGATCGCGTCGGTGCGGTCGACGGCGACATCGTGTTCTTCGGTGCCGACAAGGCCAAGATCGTCAGCGAAGCCCTGGGCGCGCTGCGGATCAAGCTGGGTCACGACCTGGACATGCTGACCTGCAAGTGGGCGCCAATGTGGGTCGTCGACTTCCCGATGTTCGAAGAGAACGACGACGGCAGCTTCACCGCCTTGCACCACCCGTTCACCGCACCGAAGTGCACCCCGCAAGAGCTGGAAGCCAACCCGGCTGGCGCTCTGTCCCGCGCCTACGACATGGTGTTGAACGGTACCGAACTGGGTGGCGGTTCGATCCGTATCCACCGCAAAGAGATGCAACAGTCGGTATTCCGTCTGTTGGGCATCAACGAAGCGGAACAGGAAGAGAAATTCGGCTTCCTGCTCGACGCCCTGAAATACGGTGCACCGCCGCACGGTGGCTTGGCCTTCGGTCTGGACCGTCTGGTGATGCTGATGACTGGCGCCCAGTCGATCCGTGAAGTGATCGCCTTCCCGAAAACCCAGAGCGCGGCAGATGTCATGACTCAGGCTCCGGGCCAGGTGGATGCCAAGGCATTGCGCGAACTGCACATTCGTCTGCGCGAAACGCCTAAGGCCGAGTAA